In Streptococcus mitis, the DNA window TCTACCATACTTCTGCCGTCAATGAAATTATTTGCTACGGTCAGATACAGACTTTGTCTACCTACTAGTTTATCATACTTTGAAACAGGGAGGTTATATATTTTATCTATCAAAGAGATAAGTAAAAACTATTTCAGTCCCAATTCTTCGTAAGCTTTTCGATAACCGATTTGCTTAACAGTTCCATTCTCCACTAAAATGGGACGTTTTAACAACATACCGTCGCTTGCTAGCAATTTAGCTGCTTCTTGGTTTGACAGACTTCCTACCTTATCTTTTAGTCCTAATTCCCGGTATTTGATTCCACTGGTATTGAAAAATTGCTTCAATTCAAATCCTGAGGTTTCTAGCCAGTTTAAAATGACTTCTTGGCTTGGTGTTTCTTCGACGA includes these proteins:
- a CDS encoding arsenate reductase family protein, which gives rise to MLEFIEYPKCSTCKKAKQELNQLGVDYKAVHIVEETPSQEVILNWLETSGFELKQFFNTSGIKYRELGLKDKVGSLSNQEAAKLLASDGMLLKRPILVENGTVKQIGYRKAYEELGLK